A single region of the Paenibacillus sp. genome encodes:
- a CDS encoding methyl-accepting chemotaxis protein, with translation MKPLLERMKIMNLLSVKNKLIAAFAAALLIPTIVVSLISFTNARTEIEDQMVKAAEQNVNLLNTIINDYFIAKKKEISVLAATIALADVAALEGTNVVADAAVRDELATFMSIHDEVELSFVGTKTGLYVNSPDKRNAADFDPRKRPWFIKAMEHQGEAVVTAPYVSATTGSLVVTVAKVTADGSGVVAFNVNLEKLAEIAKHVTIGREGYVYILDEERKYIYHPANEGGTVAAENEEHDKLYAGDSGSFDYVLNGRDEKKMVFATNPETGWKIAGTMYEREVAAEAAPILRTTAIVLAVALTLFGAMVFWILRSILQPLRSIGVGSRHISEGDLTQQIAVESSDELGQLGRNFNEMASSLRSIIHQINDNVHQLAASAEQMSASSEQSSSAAEQVTEAIQGVAAGSDRQAQRIVETKDELSGMAEQLRLMSVNASDVSDAAARTKDTAESGNESIQTAVAKMSSIGGRVGQLAQDVNGLGERSNEIEQIVSVISGIASQTNLLALNASIEAARAGEHGSGFAVVAAEIRKLAEQSDESAKRISELVRSIGRDTRSAVATMEFVSGEVAEGVGVVDSAGRAFEEIVEAIDAVARQIEQVSSASQRTAAGAAAILGAMEEVSAISAQSSGSIQQVVASTEEQLASMQEITASTSVLTKMAEELQGMVGKFKV, from the coding sequence ATGAAACCGCTGCTGGAAAGAATGAAAATCATGAATCTGCTGTCCGTCAAAAACAAATTGATCGCCGCGTTCGCCGCGGCGCTGCTGATCCCGACGATCGTCGTCTCCCTGATTTCGTTCACCAACGCAAGAACGGAAATCGAGGACCAGATGGTGAAGGCGGCCGAGCAGAACGTAAATTTATTGAATACGATCATCAACGATTACTTCATTGCCAAGAAGAAAGAAATCAGCGTCTTGGCGGCCACGATCGCCCTTGCGGACGTCGCCGCGCTCGAAGGCACGAACGTCGTCGCGGACGCCGCCGTGCGGGACGAATTGGCGACGTTCATGTCCATCCACGACGAGGTCGAGTTGTCGTTCGTCGGGACGAAGACAGGCCTGTACGTCAATTCGCCGGACAAACGCAACGCGGCCGATTTCGATCCGCGCAAGCGCCCGTGGTTCATCAAAGCGATGGAGCATCAAGGAGAAGCGGTCGTGACCGCTCCGTACGTATCCGCGACGACGGGCAGCCTCGTCGTGACGGTCGCGAAAGTGACGGCGGACGGGAGCGGGGTCGTAGCGTTCAACGTCAACTTGGAGAAGCTTGCCGAGATCGCGAAGCACGTTACGATCGGACGCGAGGGGTACGTGTACATCCTCGACGAGGAGCGGAAATACATCTACCATCCGGCCAACGAAGGCGGCACGGTCGCTGCGGAGAACGAGGAGCACGATAAACTGTATGCCGGGGACTCCGGATCCTTCGACTACGTTCTTAACGGCCGAGACGAGAAAAAGATGGTGTTCGCGACGAACCCCGAAACCGGCTGGAAGATCGCCGGAACGATGTACGAGCGCGAGGTCGCCGCGGAAGCGGCGCCGATCCTGCGCACGACGGCCATCGTGCTGGCTGTAGCGCTGACGCTGTTCGGGGCGATGGTGTTCTGGATCCTCCGTTCCATTCTGCAGCCGCTGCGCAGCATCGGCGTCGGCTCGCGCCATATTAGCGAAGGCGACTTGACGCAGCAGATCGCCGTCGAATCGAGCGACGAGCTGGGACAGCTCGGCCGCAACTTCAACGAGATGGCTTCGTCGCTCCGGTCGATCATTCATCAAATCAACGATAATGTTCATCAGCTCGCCGCTTCCGCCGAGCAGATGAGCGCAAGCTCGGAGCAAAGCTCGTCGGCCGCCGAACAGGTGACCGAGGCGATCCAAGGGGTCGCCGCCGGCTCGGACCGTCAGGCACAGCGAATCGTGGAAACGAAAGATGAATTGAGCGGCATGGCGGAGCAGCTGCGGCTCATGTCGGTCAACGCTTCGGACGTGTCCGACGCGGCCGCCCGTACGAAGGACACGGCGGAGAGCGGGAATGAGTCCATCCAAACGGCGGTCGCGAAAATGAGCTCGATCGGCGGCCGCGTCGGGCAGCTGGCGCAGGACGTGAACGGCTTGGGCGAGCGCTCGAACGAAATCGAGCAGATCGTGAGCGTCATTTCCGGCATCGCTTCCCAGACGAATTTGCTCGCGCTGAACGCTTCGATCGAGGCGGCGCGCGCGGGCGAGCACGGCAGCGGGTTCGCCGTCGTTGCCGCGGAAATCCGCAAGCTTGCGGAGCAATCCGACGAATCGGCGAAGCGGATTTCCGAGTTGGTGCGGTCGATCGGCAGAGATACGCGATCCGCCGTCGCGACGATGGAATTCGTCTCCGGCGAAGTGGCGGAAGGGGTCGGCGTCGTGGACTCGGCGGGACGGGCGTTCGAAGAAATCGTCGAGGCGATCGACGCGGTCGCGCGCCAAATCGAGCAGGTGTCGTCGGCTTCGCAGCGGACGGCCGCCGGCGCGGCCGCGATTCTGGGCGCCATGGAAGAAGTGTCGGCGATCTCCGCGCAATCGTCGGGCAGCATTCAGCAGGTCGTCGCAAGCACCGAGGAGCAGCTCGCTTCGATGCAGGAAATTACGGCCTCCACATCCGTACTCACGAAAATGGCGGAAGAGCTGCAGGGGATGGTCGGCAAATTTAAAGTTTAA
- a CDS encoding DUF92 domain-containing protein: protein MEWLIGLAGSAAIAGAAYAKRSLSGSGFLAAVTMGTAMYALGSAVWFGSLIAFFLSSTLWSKWKAHAKREAESGYEKSGRRDAGQVLANGGLGLLLCAAHAAWPHPLWWYAFLGVMAAVTADTWATEIGAFSRTPPRSVKTGRRVPPGTSGGVSALGLTASLAGGLFIGAAAWALLLAAPGEAAPDAVAAALRPAAWIGIAGLAGAAGSLADSWIGATWQTMYRCGICGRDIEQARHCGAPAARIRGRAGWNNDAVNTAGSAVGGAAAAAMALALGFA from the coding sequence ATGGAATGGCTCATAGGGTTGGCCGGCAGCGCGGCGATCGCGGGAGCGGCTTATGCGAAACGGTCGCTGTCCGGCTCCGGCTTCCTGGCGGCGGTCACAATGGGGACGGCGATGTACGCGCTCGGCAGCGCGGTTTGGTTCGGCTCCCTCATCGCGTTCTTCCTATCGTCGACGCTGTGGTCCAAGTGGAAAGCGCATGCGAAGCGCGAAGCCGAGAGCGGCTACGAGAAGTCCGGAAGGCGCGACGCCGGCCAAGTGCTCGCGAACGGAGGGCTGGGGCTGCTGCTGTGCGCGGCGCACGCGGCATGGCCGCATCCGCTCTGGTGGTACGCCTTCCTCGGCGTCATGGCGGCGGTTACGGCCGATACGTGGGCGACGGAAATCGGAGCCTTCAGCCGGACGCCGCCGCGATCGGTCAAGACGGGGCGGCGCGTGCCGCCCGGCACGTCCGGCGGCGTCTCCGCCCTCGGCCTTACCGCCTCGCTGGCCGGCGGCCTCTTCATCGGCGCCGCGGCGTGGGCGCTGCTGCTCGCGGCGCCCGGCGAGGCTGCGCCGGATGCGGTCGCGGCGGCGCTGAGACCGGCCGCTTGGATCGGGATCGCCGGCCTCGCCGGCGCGGCCGGGTCGCTCGCCGATTCGTGGATCGGCGCGACATGGCAGACCATGTACCGCTGCGGCATATGCGGCCGCGACATCGAGCAGGCCCGTCACTGCGGGGCGCCGGCCGCGCGCATCCGCGGCCGCGCCGGCTGGAACAACGACGCCGTCAACACCGCCGGTTCGGCCGTAGGCGGCGCGGCCGCCGCGGCCATGGCGCTGGCGCTCGGCTTCGCCTGA
- a CDS encoding small multi-drug export protein, translating to MLEWAEEAGAAWQFLVLFLLAAAPWMDVSLVVPLGVAWGLSPVWVGVTAFAGNFLLILLLGLFFKQIDHWRQARRERKGIVGPTKRETRSKAIWEKYGIPGLALLAPIFVGTDIAAVLALTLGASKTRVVGWMTISLALWTIVFAAASVYGLSLFHAL from the coding sequence TTGCTGGAGTGGGCGGAAGAAGCGGGTGCGGCGTGGCAGTTTCTGGTTTTGTTTTTGCTTGCGGCGGCGCCTTGGATGGACGTTTCTCTAGTCGTACCTCTCGGGGTCGCCTGGGGATTGTCGCCTGTGTGGGTCGGCGTTACGGCCTTCGCGGGCAATTTTCTCCTTATTTTGCTGCTTGGTCTGTTTTTCAAGCAGATCGATCATTGGAGGCAGGCAAGAAGGGAACGAAAGGGTATCGTCGGTCCGACGAAAAGAGAAACGCGGTCCAAGGCGATTTGGGAAAAATACGGGATCCCGGGATTAGCGCTGCTGGCGCCGATTTTCGTCGGAACCGATATCGCCGCCGTCTTGGCCTTAACCCTCGGCGCCTCCAAAACTCGCGTGGTCGGTTGGATGACGATTAGTTTAGCGTTATGGACGATCGTATTCGCGGCGGCTTCCGTGTACGGACTCAGCTTGTTCCATGCGTTATAA
- a CDS encoding helix-turn-helix transcriptional regulator: protein MLENRVRELRARFKWTQQDLADAVGATRQTIGLIEKGDYAPSVTLALKISKAFHVPVEEIFYIKE from the coding sequence ATGCTTGAAAACCGAGTACGCGAGCTTCGCGCGCGTTTCAAGTGGACGCAGCAAGATTTAGCCGACGCCGTCGGAGCGACCCGGCAAACGATCGGTTTGATCGAGAAGGGCGATTATGCGCCCTCCGTTACGTTAGCCTTGAAAATCTCCAAGGCATTTCATGTACCGGTGGAAGAAATTTTTTATATAAAGGAGTAG
- a CDS encoding GntR family transcriptional regulator has translation MKPASPSKKPQRQLYLEIADKVLDIIESRRLEPHDPVPSEGELAKLFGVSRMTSKLALERLAEQGVVYRLPRRGTFLAGKRETAGTLAGAPEKPAPDDRESGRRIALIVPHLSDYTSRIIAAVEHEARRHGCDLILKISKDKDDEDRCLQTLVDGGIDGLVLFPQGRKTCSDQVLRLKLQQVPIVIIDRIFREVQIDCVYHDHFQGSYQMAKYLIEKGHRDIGYTSNATENITSREERYQGYIQALLDHGIPVKTEYIHFRGVPCDPSRINECDPEQRQFIGGNPLMTAVMCGDDHIAISTLFTALHMNVPVPDKLSIVGFSDIQLSALTPIPLTTVRQDTDRLARSSVELLMKRMNRSKEKQLTVKIQTEIIERKSVAVRGDSL, from the coding sequence ATGAAACCTGCCTCTCCGTCCAAAAAACCGCAGCGACAGTTGTATTTGGAAATCGCCGACAAGGTGCTGGACATTATCGAAAGCCGACGACTCGAGCCGCATGATCCCGTTCCATCGGAAGGGGAGCTCGCCAAGCTGTTCGGGGTCAGCCGCATGACCAGCAAGCTGGCGCTGGAGCGGCTCGCCGAGCAAGGGGTGGTATACCGTCTGCCGAGACGGGGAACGTTCCTCGCCGGCAAGCGGGAGACGGCCGGCACGCTCGCCGGGGCCCCCGAAAAGCCCGCCCCGGACGACCGGGAATCGGGTCGGAGGATCGCGCTCATCGTGCCGCATCTCTCGGACTACACGTCCAGAATTATCGCGGCGGTCGAACACGAAGCGCGCCGACACGGCTGCGACCTCATCTTGAAAATCAGCAAGGACAAAGACGACGAAGACCGATGCCTGCAGACGCTGGTGGACGGAGGCATCGACGGCCTGGTGCTGTTCCCACAAGGCCGCAAAACGTGCAGCGACCAAGTGCTTCGGCTGAAGCTGCAGCAGGTGCCGATCGTCATCATCGACCGCATTTTTCGCGAGGTGCAGATCGATTGCGTCTACCACGATCACTTCCAGGGCTCTTATCAAATGGCGAAATATTTGATCGAGAAAGGGCATCGCGACATCGGGTATACGTCCAACGCGACCGAAAACATTACGAGCCGGGAAGAGCGGTATCAAGGGTACATCCAGGCGCTGCTCGATCACGGCATTCCGGTCAAAACCGAGTACATCCATTTCCGAGGCGTGCCCTGCGACCCGAGCCGCATCAACGAATGCGATCCGGAGCAGCGGCAATTTATCGGGGGCAATCCCCTGATGACGGCGGTGATGTGCGGAGACGACCATATCGCCATCTCTACTTTGTTCACGGCGCTGCACATGAACGTGCCGGTGCCGGACAAGCTGTCGATCGTCGGATTTTCGGACATTCAGCTGTCGGCGCTGACGCCGATTCCGCTGACGACGGTACGGCAGGATACCGATCGGCTCGCCCGATCCAGCGTCGAACTGCTGATGAAACGCATGAACCGCTCCAAGGAGAAACAGCTTACGGTCAAAATTCAAACGGAAATTATCGAGAGGAAATCCGTGGCAGTCAGAGGAGACAGCTTATGA
- a CDS encoding MBL fold metallo-hydrolase, which yields MKIHFLGTAAAEGYPNAFCRCEYCAKARELGGKNIRTRTSAIVDDTIKFDYSPDSFMQALRYGIDYGAIEHMLVTHTHSDHFNAYDLECRRTGIAHDLHHPLHIYGNDAVMQRTRAAIGRFEGERFAFHLLRPFETFLAGDARVTPLLADHDRMETCLLYVVEKGGKTLLYGHDSGWFPEATWQWLRGRQLDCAILDCTHGYTGNSRDRNHMCVETVLEAQREFQKERILKPDGKIVVTHFSHNAKLLHEEFERIFDPVGIITAYDGLILYI from the coding sequence ATGAAAATTCATTTTCTCGGAACGGCGGCCGCCGAAGGATACCCGAACGCGTTCTGCCGCTGCGAATATTGCGCGAAAGCGAGGGAACTCGGCGGGAAAAACATTCGCACGCGCACTTCCGCCATCGTCGACGATACGATCAAATTCGACTATTCGCCCGATTCGTTCATGCAAGCGCTTCGATACGGCATCGATTACGGCGCGATCGAGCATATGCTCGTCACCCATACGCACTCCGATCATTTCAATGCATACGATCTGGAGTGCCGCCGGACGGGCATCGCGCACGACTTGCATCATCCGCTGCATATTTACGGGAACGACGCCGTCATGCAGCGGACGCGCGCCGCCATCGGCCGCTTCGAAGGGGAGCGGTTCGCGTTCCATCTGCTGCGCCCCTTCGAGACGTTCCTCGCGGGGGACGCCCGAGTGACGCCGCTGCTCGCGGACCACGACCGGATGGAGACGTGTCTGCTGTACGTCGTCGAGAAAGGCGGCAAAACGCTGCTGTACGGGCACGATTCCGGCTGGTTTCCGGAAGCGACGTGGCAATGGCTGCGCGGCCGGCAGCTCGACTGCGCGATTCTCGACTGCACGCACGGCTATACCGGAAACTCGCGCGACCGCAACCACATGTGCGTGGAGACGGTGCTCGAAGCGCAGCGGGAGTTTCAGAAGGAACGCATTTTGAAACCAGACGGAAAAATCGTTGTAACGCATTTCAGCCATAACGCCAAGCTGCTCCACGAAGAGTTCGAACGAATCTTCGATCCCGTCGGGATAATAACGGCCTATGACGGGTTGATCTTATACATCTAA
- a CDS encoding extracellular solute-binding protein: MKRLVTAALFAVVSLAVTACGGASGGETAETPAPAETPAASGAETNEPAAEQPAANEKLIVYTNANSDGRGEWLIERAKSAGFDIELVGAGGADLTNRLIAEKNNPTADVVYGLNNMLYENLKKENVLISYVPQWAGEVEAGLNDPEGYYHGLVKQAILLGYNPDAFTPETAPKDWTELYKNDAFKGKYEAPTLLGQITPQLVVAGILTRYQDPNGDLGISEEGWNEIRQLYANGVRAVEGEDFYANLASGKTPIGTLVSGTLAKKEEQYKVKAGFAAPEIGVPMIVEHVAIVNGTKKLETAQRFVEWMGTAEVQGAFAADFNAMPANTKAAEQANPSVKEMYASLKAQPLDWGFIADNVGQWVEKIELQIME, translated from the coding sequence ATGAAAAGATTGGTAACGGCGGCTTTGTTTGCAGTGGTTAGTTTGGCGGTAACGGCGTGCGGCGGCGCGAGCGGCGGGGAGACGGCGGAGACGCCGGCTCCGGCCGAAACGCCGGCGGCCTCCGGCGCGGAGACGAACGAGCCGGCGGCGGAACAGCCGGCGGCGAACGAGAAGCTCATCGTGTACACGAATGCGAATTCCGACGGCCGCGGGGAATGGCTGATCGAGCGCGCGAAGAGCGCGGGCTTCGACATCGAGCTCGTCGGAGCCGGCGGCGCCGATTTGACGAACCGGCTGATCGCGGAGAAAAACAACCCGACGGCGGACGTCGTGTACGGTTTGAACAACATGCTGTACGAAAACCTGAAGAAAGAAAACGTCCTGATCTCGTACGTTCCGCAATGGGCCGGCGAAGTCGAAGCGGGCCTCAACGACCCGGAAGGCTACTACCACGGTCTCGTGAAGCAGGCGATCCTGCTCGGCTATAACCCCGACGCATTCACGCCGGAGACGGCGCCGAAGGATTGGACGGAGCTGTATAAGAACGACGCGTTCAAAGGCAAATACGAAGCGCCGACGCTGCTCGGGCAAATTACGCCGCAGCTCGTCGTCGCGGGCATCTTGACCCGCTACCAGGACCCGAACGGCGATCTCGGCATCTCCGAGGAAGGCTGGAACGAAATCCGTCAGCTGTACGCGAACGGAGTCCGCGCGGTCGAAGGGGAAGACTTCTACGCCAACCTCGCCAGCGGCAAGACGCCGATCGGGACGCTCGTCTCCGGCACGCTCGCCAAGAAAGAGGAGCAGTACAAAGTGAAAGCCGGCTTCGCCGCTCCGGAGATCGGCGTCCCGATGATCGTCGAGCACGTAGCGATCGTGAACGGCACGAAGAAGCTGGAGACGGCGCAGCGGTTCGTCGAATGGATGGGCACGGCCGAAGTGCAAGGCGCATTCGCCGCGGATTTCAACGCGATGCCGGCGAATACGAAGGCGGCGGAGCAAGCGAACCCGTCCGTGAAAGAAATGTACGCTTCGCTCAAGGCGCAGCCTCTCGACTGGGGCTTCATCGCCGACAACGTCGGGCAATGGGTCGAAAAAATCGAACTGCAAATCATGGAATAA
- a CDS encoding ABC transporter ATP-binding protein has protein sequence MITFQDVQIHFGSFHAVKDLNLDIREGEFFTFLGPSGCGKTTILRTLVGFISPSGGRITLNGRDITRVPIEQRGIGMVFQSYALFPTMNVYENIAFGMRVKKAAKAEVDRDVREIARKVDLKDEQLFKKVSELSGGQQQRVAIARALVLKPSILALDEPLSNLDAKLRVQLRNELKELQKKFGITTIYVTHDQEEALTLSDRIAVFNHGNVEQVGTPQEIYNRSRTEFVCNFIGDINRIDPELLRNSRLHERIDSNKKAYIRNEKVSLAPLQGEDVVSFKGTIVDREFYGLYSKYALRIDGGGLLKTIEKESGQDLRSVGDAVDVYIRTGDILQY, from the coding sequence ATGATTACATTCCAAGACGTACAAATTCATTTCGGTTCCTTTCACGCCGTCAAAGACCTGAATCTGGACATCCGCGAAGGCGAATTTTTCACCTTCCTCGGCCCTTCCGGCTGCGGCAAAACGACGATCCTCCGCACGCTCGTCGGATTCATTTCTCCTTCCGGCGGCCGCATTACGCTGAACGGCCGGGATATCACCCGCGTCCCGATCGAGCAGCGAGGCATCGGCATGGTGTTTCAGAGCTACGCCCTGTTTCCGACCATGAACGTGTACGAAAACATCGCCTTCGGGATGCGCGTCAAGAAAGCGGCCAAGGCCGAAGTCGATCGGGACGTTCGGGAAATCGCCCGCAAGGTGGATTTGAAGGACGAGCAGCTGTTCAAGAAGGTGTCCGAGCTGTCCGGCGGCCAGCAGCAGCGCGTCGCGATCGCCAGAGCGCTCGTGCTGAAGCCTAGCATTCTCGCGCTGGACGAGCCGCTGTCGAACCTCGACGCGAAGCTGCGCGTCCAGCTGCGGAACGAGCTGAAAGAGCTGCAGAAAAAGTTCGGCATCACGACGATTTACGTGACGCACGATCAGGAAGAGGCGCTCACGCTGTCCGACCGGATCGCCGTGTTCAATCACGGCAACGTCGAGCAGGTCGGCACGCCGCAAGAAATTTACAACCGTTCGCGGACGGAATTCGTGTGCAACTTCATCGGGGACATTAACCGCATCGATCCGGAGCTGCTCCGGAACAGCCGGCTGCACGAGCGAATCGATTCGAACAAGAAAGCTTACATCCGGAACGAAAAAGTGAGCCTCGCCCCGTTGCAGGGAGAGGACGTCGTCTCGTTCAAAGGAACGATCGTCGACCGGGAATTTTACGGATTGTACAGCAAATACGCGCTGCGGATCGACGGGGGCGGGCTCCTGAAAACGATCGAAAAGGAAAGCGGCCAAGATCTCCGCAGCGTCGGCGACGCCGTCGATGTGTACATCAGGACCGGGGACATTTTACAGTATTGA
- a CDS encoding iron ABC transporter permease has protein sequence MYGLIAWFVIAFLIYPNVNIYYEIFFPNGTFTLEAASKLLSSARAMKSLYNSFLLAVSLVVTVNVVGVALVLLTEYFDIKGAKLLRLGYFTTLIYGGVVLVSGYKFVYGETGFITKLLAGWFPSFDAGWFHGYWAVLFVMTFACTSNHVLFLGNAIRKIDFQTVEAARNMGASSFYILWRVVLPVLKPTMFALTILIFLTGLSATSAPLILGGTEFQTITPMILTFSKSMTSRDLAALLALILGLATLLLLTLMIRLEHRGNFMSVSKVKSELVKQKIQNRIGNFAAHALAYALFLIYIVPVVLIVVFSFTDARSIASAALDAGSFTLDNYKLVFSNMNAFKPYLVSIAYAAAASVAVAALALMASRILHKYKNKWTAALEYALLIPWMLPATLIAIGLIVTFNEPRLVIGNAVLVGTHWMLFLGYVIVHIPFTLRMVKASFFNLDGNLEDAARNLGAKSLYTFRRVVLPIVLPSTLAVLALNFNSILADYDLTVFLYHPLYQPLGIVIKNSTDAQALADTKALTLVYTVILMIMSSLTLYFVYGRKNAS, from the coding sequence ATGTACGGTCTGATCGCATGGTTCGTCATCGCCTTTTTGATTTATCCCAATGTGAACATTTACTACGAAATCTTTTTCCCGAACGGCACCTTCACGCTCGAGGCGGCGTCTAAGCTGCTGTCGTCGGCTCGGGCGATGAAAAGCTTGTACAATAGCTTTCTGCTCGCCGTATCGCTTGTCGTGACCGTCAACGTCGTCGGCGTCGCGCTCGTTTTGCTCACGGAATACTTCGATATTAAAGGCGCGAAGCTGCTGCGGCTTGGATATTTTACGACGCTCATTTACGGCGGCGTCGTCCTCGTATCCGGGTACAAATTCGTGTACGGCGAAACCGGGTTCATCACGAAGCTGCTGGCCGGTTGGTTTCCTTCCTTCGACGCGGGCTGGTTTCACGGCTATTGGGCGGTGCTGTTCGTCATGACGTTCGCCTGCACGTCCAATCATGTGCTGTTTTTGGGCAACGCGATTCGGAAGATCGATTTCCAGACGGTCGAAGCGGCGAGAAATATGGGCGCGTCCTCCTTTTATATCTTATGGAGGGTCGTGTTGCCGGTATTGAAGCCTACGATGTTCGCGCTGACCATTTTGATTTTCCTGACCGGGCTCTCGGCGACGTCGGCGCCTTTGATTTTAGGCGGTACCGAATTCCAAACGATCACGCCGATGATCCTGACGTTTTCGAAGAGCATGACTTCGAGAGATTTGGCCGCGCTGCTGGCGCTTATTCTCGGACTGGCCACGCTGCTCCTGCTGACGCTGATGATTCGGCTCGAGCATCGAGGCAATTTCATGTCGGTTTCGAAGGTGAAGTCGGAGCTGGTCAAACAAAAGATTCAGAACCGCATCGGCAATTTCGCCGCGCATGCGCTCGCATACGCCTTGTTCTTGATCTACATCGTGCCGGTCGTGCTGATCGTCGTCTTCTCCTTCACGGATGCGCGCAGCATCGCTTCCGCGGCATTGGACGCAGGCAGCTTTACGTTGGATAACTATAAGCTGGTCTTCTCGAACATGAACGCGTTCAAGCCTTATTTGGTCAGCATCGCGTACGCCGCGGCCGCCTCGGTCGCCGTCGCCGCGCTGGCGCTGATGGCTTCGCGCATATTGCACAAATACAAAAACAAGTGGACGGCCGCGTTGGAATACGCGCTGCTCATCCCTTGGATGCTCCCGGCGACGTTGATCGCCATCGGGCTGATCGTTACGTTCAACGAGCCGCGGCTCGTCATCGGGAACGCGGTGCTCGTCGGCACGCATTGGATGCTGTTTCTCGGCTACGTCATCGTGCACATCCCGTTTACGCTGCGGATGGTGAAGGCGTCCTTCTTCAACCTGGACGGCAATTTGGAGGACGCGGCCCGCAATTTGGGGGCGAAATCGTTGTATACGTTCCGGCGGGTGGTGCTGCCGATCGTGCTGCCGTCGACGCTCGCCGTGCTGGCGCTCAATTTCAACAGCATTCTGGCTGACTACGATTTGACCGTATTCTTGTATCATCCGCTGTATCAGCCGCTCGGCATCGTCATCAAGAACAGCACCGACGCGCAGGCGCTGGCCGACACCAAGGCGCTGACGCTGGTGTATACCGTCATCCTTATGATCATGTCCTCCCTTACGCTGTATTTCGTATACGGCCGGAAGAACGCTTCATAG
- the trmL gene encoding tRNA (uridine(34)/cytosine(34)/5-carboxymethylaminomethyluridine(34)-2'-O)-methyltransferase TrmL gives MAFHIVLVEPEIPANTGNISRTCAGTGAHLHLVKPLGFSIEDKDLKRAGLDYWPHVKLHVHESFDDVLEQYGGGRMFFATTKGSRSYTDFEYQEGDMFVFGKETKGLPDSILSRFPERRIRIPINNEHIRSLNLSNSVAIVLFEALRQVGFPSLHMSGPTS, from the coding sequence GTGGCGTTCCATATCGTATTGGTCGAGCCGGAAATTCCGGCGAATACGGGCAACATTTCCCGCACGTGCGCCGGCACCGGCGCGCATCTGCACCTCGTGAAGCCGCTCGGCTTCTCGATCGAGGACAAAGATTTGAAACGGGCGGGCCTGGATTATTGGCCTCACGTCAAGCTGCACGTGCATGAATCGTTCGATGACGTGCTGGAGCAGTACGGGGGCGGGCGCATGTTTTTCGCGACGACGAAAGGGAGCCGCTCGTATACCGATTTCGAATACCAGGAGGGGGATATGTTCGTATTCGGCAAAGAGACCAAAGGATTGCCCGACTCGATCCTCTCGCGCTTCCCGGAGCGACGCATCCGCATTCCGATCAACAATGAGCATATCCGCTCGCTGAACTTGTCGAACTCGGTGGCGATCGTGCTGTTCGAAGCGCTTCGGCAGGTCGGATTCCCGTCGCTCCATATGTCGGGACCGACATCATAA
- a CDS encoding response regulator transcription factor, which produces MKKRVLVVDDEPSISMLIDFNLKLAGYDVHCVYDGEAVFQVLPTFRPDVIVLDLMLPKMDGIQVCRRLRSEGNLVPIVMLTALQDLSDKIAGLDNGADDYMTKPFSPQELVSRIQAILRRTAALPALQTDEPMVHGSILVKPEQREAMVDGERVDLTPKEFDLLLYMMKHPGKVLSRQQLLHGVWDYHFLGDTRIVDVHISHLRDKIERNPRSPEYIVTIRNVGYKLSEAPAKDTALNG; this is translated from the coding sequence ATGAAGAAAAGAGTATTGGTCGTTGACGACGAACCATCCATCTCCATGCTGATCGATTTCAACTTGAAATTGGCCGGTTACGACGTCCATTGCGTGTACGACGGAGAGGCCGTATTTCAAGTGCTCCCGACGTTCCGCCCCGACGTCATCGTTTTGGACTTGATGCTCCCGAAGATGGATGGCATTCAAGTGTGCCGCCGGCTGCGATCGGAAGGCAATCTCGTTCCGATCGTCATGCTGACCGCGCTGCAAGATTTGTCCGACAAAATCGCAGGCCTCGATAACGGCGCAGACGATTATATGACGAAACCGTTCTCCCCGCAAGAGCTCGTCTCCCGCATCCAAGCGATTCTTCGACGCACCGCGGCGCTGCCGGCGCTGCAGACGGACGAACCGATGGTTCACGGTTCTATCCTTGTGAAGCCCGAGCAGCGGGAAGCGATGGTCGACGGCGAACGCGTCGATCTGACGCCCAAAGAATTCGATCTGCTGCTGTACATGATGAAGCATCCCGGGAAAGTGTTGTCCCGCCAACAGCTGCTTCACGGCGTATGGGATTACCACTTCCTCGGAGACACCCGCATCGTAGACGTCCACATCAGCCATCTTCGAGACAAAATCGAGCGCAATCCTCGCAGCCCTGAGTACATTGTAACGATCCGCAATGTCGGGTACAAGCTGAGCGAAGCCCCGGCGAAGGATACGGCGCTGAACGGCTGA